From Salvelinus namaycush isolate Seneca chromosome 27, SaNama_1.0, whole genome shotgun sequence, the proteins below share one genomic window:
- the LOC120022764 gene encoding 39S ribosomal protein L36, mitochondrial-like — protein sequence MVPLLLYRIVSSLTCHLTQITISRIYPSTATTISRCLSSLTSYPARVLLTPGRPIQPLASSPRSSPQDGGSLLGQCQHLACLQPASGMKTKSALKRRCKDCFFVVRRGRLFVFCKAHPRHKQRQG from the coding sequence ATGGTACCACTCCTGTTGTACCGCATCGTCAGCTCCCTAACCTGCCATCTAACCCAGATCACCATCAGCCGGATCTACCCTAGCACTGCCACCACCATCTCCCGCTGCCTCTCCTCCCTTACATCCTACCCAGCCAGAGTGCTCCTGACCCCGGGTAGACCCATCCAGCCCCTGGCCTCTTCTCCTCGATCTTCTCCCCAGGATGGTGGCTCCCTCCTAGGCCAGTGTCAGCACCTGGCCTGCCTCCAGCCCGCTTCAGGGATGAAAACCAAGAGCGCTCTGAAACGGCGCTGTAAAGATTGCTTCTTTGTGGTACGGCGGGGTCGTCTATTTGTGTTCTGTAAGGCTCACCCCAGACACAAGCAGAGACAGGGGTGA